A section of the Paenibacillus aurantius genome encodes:
- a CDS encoding ABC transporter ATP-binding protein, giving the protein MGFGMPVQKAKDAKGAMRRLIGYLKERRTQLLIVLAAAVLSTVFGIVSPKIMGKVTTRLFEGAMLGRLGAAIDFHFIASILLLLVGLYALSALFTFVQQYLVAGIAQKVVFAMRRDVQEKLARLPLNYFDSRTHGEILSRATNDVDNIGNTLQQVLSQFISSLVLLVGVLVMMLTISPLLTLITLVTLPLSVLVTKKIASRSQRYFAEQQKTIGELNGHVEEMYSGHTIVKAFGYEKRSVERFDAINGKLYDAGWRAQFVSGIIMPLMMFIGNIGYVLVAVVGGIMVTRQAVAIGDVQAFIQYSQQFTMPITQVANIANLIQSALASAERVFELLDEKEERPEPAAAPSLPKPQGRVVFRNVSFGYKEDAPLIEGMNLEIAPGQTVAIVGPTGAGKTTLVNLLMRFYELDGGSIAIDGVDIRELKRSQLRGLFGMVLQDTWLFNGTIRDNIAFGRTGSTESEVVSAAKAAYADHFIRTLPDGYDTVLNEEATNLSQGQKQLLTIARAILADPAILILDEATSSVDTRTEVHIQQAMTELRKGRTSFVIAHRLSTIRDADLILVMNHGRVIERGTHEELLARGGFYTELYESQFTGGRRNKAV; this is encoded by the coding sequence ATGGGCTTCGGCATGCCCGTGCAGAAGGCGAAGGACGCCAAAGGGGCGATGCGGCGGCTCATCGGGTATTTGAAGGAACGGCGGACCCAGCTGCTGATCGTTCTGGCCGCGGCTGTTCTGAGCACGGTCTTCGGCATTGTGAGCCCGAAGATTATGGGGAAGGTCACTACCCGGCTTTTTGAAGGGGCCATGCTTGGCCGGCTGGGGGCGGCGATCGATTTCCACTTCATTGCGAGTATTCTGCTGCTTCTCGTCGGTCTATACGCGCTGAGCGCCCTGTTTACCTTCGTTCAGCAATATCTGGTGGCGGGAATCGCCCAGAAGGTGGTTTTCGCCATGCGCCGCGATGTGCAGGAGAAGCTGGCCCGGCTGCCGCTGAATTATTTTGACAGCCGGACCCATGGGGAAATTCTCTCCCGGGCGACCAATGACGTGGATAACATCGGCAATACGCTCCAGCAGGTATTGTCGCAGTTCATCTCTTCCCTCGTGCTGCTGGTCGGGGTTCTGGTCATGATGCTGACGATCAGTCCGCTGCTCACCCTCATCACGCTCGTCACCCTTCCCCTCAGCGTGCTGGTGACGAAGAAAATCGCTTCCCGATCCCAGCGATATTTTGCCGAGCAGCAGAAGACGATCGGGGAATTGAACGGACACGTGGAAGAAATGTATTCCGGTCATACCATCGTCAAAGCCTTCGGCTATGAGAAGCGCTCGGTGGAGCGTTTCGACGCCATCAACGGGAAGCTGTACGACGCCGGCTGGCGGGCCCAATTTGTGTCCGGCATCATCATGCCGCTCATGATGTTCATCGGAAACATCGGCTATGTCCTTGTGGCGGTGGTCGGGGGAATCATGGTCACCCGGCAGGCGGTGGCGATCGGGGATGTGCAGGCCTTCATCCAGTACTCCCAGCAGTTCACGATGCCGATCACGCAGGTGGCGAACATTGCGAACCTGATCCAGTCGGCGCTTGCCTCGGCGGAGCGGGTGTTCGAGCTCCTGGACGAGAAGGAAGAGCGGCCGGAGCCGGCAGCGGCTCCATCCCTGCCGAAGCCGCAGGGCCGGGTCGTCTTCCGCAACGTATCCTTCGGCTACAAGGAAGACGCGCCCCTTATCGAAGGGATGAACCTTGAGATTGCTCCGGGCCAAACGGTGGCCATCGTCGGACCGACCGGAGCCGGCAAGACGACGCTCGTCAACCTGCTGATGCGCTTCTATGAGCTGGACGGGGGCTCGATCGCCATCGACGGCGTCGATATCCGCGAGCTTAAGCGCAGCCAGCTCCGCGGGCTGTTCGGCATGGTGCTGCAGGACACGTGGCTGTTCAACGGGACGATCCGGGACAACATCGCCTTCGGGCGGACCGGCTCGACCGAAAGCGAGGTCGTCTCGGCCGCGAAGGCGGCGTATGCGGATCATTTTATCCGCACGCTCCCGGACGGCTATGACACGGTGCTGAACGAGGAGGCGACCAACCTGTCCCAGGGCCAGAAGCAGCTGCTCACCATCGCGCGCGCCATTCTGGCCGACCCGGCCATCCTCATTCTCGATGAGGCGACGAGCAGTGTCGATACGCGGACCGAGGTACATATCCAGCAGGCGATGACCGAGCTTAGGAAGGGCCGCACGAGCTTCGTCATCGCCCACCGGCTGTCCACGATCCGGGATGCGGATCTCATCCTGGTGATGAACCATGGCCGGGTGATCGAGCGCGGGACCCATGAAGAGCTGCTGGCCCGCGGCGGGTTCTATACGGAGCTGTATGAAAGCCAGTTTACGGGAGGTAGACGGAACAAAGCCGTGTAA
- a CDS encoding ABC transporter ATP-binding protein gives MFKLFRFAEPYRYGIAVTVVLMFLQSIAQLYLPTLMADIVDVGIVNGDSGYIWGTGAWMLLIAAAGTACNVTAGLLSAKTATGFGQIVRSRVFGQVERFSLQEFDTFGTASLITRTTNDITQVQQVLFMMLRMFLSAPLMIVGGLVMAFSKDARLALILVTVIPLLVGVIVFVAAKGIPLFRAMQQKLDRLNLVLRENLTGIRVIRAFNRTEQERDRFAAANADLTATAMRVTRIMSTIFPVMLLLLNLSIVAIMWFGSIRVDSGSIQVGDLIAFIQYASQILFSLTMVSMMFMMIPRASASAVRIQEVLEVKPAIFDAPDAGSADGLEGRVEFEDVTFRYPGAEQPAVRALSFTARPGEVTAIIGGTGSGKSTILHLLMRFYETDAGTIKIGGRDIRKLSQEELRGMIGFVPQKAVLFSGTVEGNIRFGRENAGPDEIEQAAEVAQAQEFVEGLEGRFGAAVSQGGSNLSGGQKQRLSIARALIRKPSVYVFDDSFSALDFRTDAKLRAALQEETAEAAVMIVAQRVSTIMKADRILVLDEGELAGSGTHEELMRTCRVYREIVQSQLSEEESA, from the coding sequence TTGTTCAAGCTTTTTCGGTTTGCGGAGCCGTACCGGTATGGGATTGCCGTGACGGTTGTCCTGATGTTTCTCCAGTCGATCGCCCAGCTGTATCTGCCTACCCTTATGGCCGATATCGTGGATGTCGGGATCGTGAATGGCGACAGCGGCTATATATGGGGGACGGGCGCCTGGATGCTTCTCATCGCGGCTGCCGGAACCGCCTGCAATGTGACCGCGGGCCTGCTTTCAGCCAAGACGGCGACCGGGTTCGGGCAGATTGTCCGAAGCCGGGTTTTCGGTCAGGTCGAGCGGTTCTCCCTGCAGGAATTCGATACGTTCGGGACGGCCTCCCTGATTACCCGGACGACGAACGACATTACCCAGGTACAGCAGGTGCTGTTCATGATGCTTCGAATGTTTCTGAGCGCTCCGCTGATGATCGTGGGAGGCCTGGTCATGGCCTTCTCGAAGGACGCCAGACTGGCGCTTATCCTCGTCACCGTCATCCCTCTTCTCGTCGGGGTCATAGTCTTTGTGGCGGCCAAAGGAATTCCGTTATTCCGGGCCATGCAGCAGAAGCTGGATCGGCTGAATCTCGTTCTGAGGGAGAATCTGACGGGGATCCGCGTCATCCGCGCCTTCAACCGCACGGAGCAGGAGCGGGACCGCTTTGCCGCGGCGAATGCCGATCTGACGGCCACCGCCATGCGGGTGACGCGGATCATGTCGACGATTTTTCCGGTCATGCTCCTGCTGCTTAACCTGTCGATCGTGGCGATTATGTGGTTCGGGAGTATCCGGGTGGACAGCGGAAGCATCCAGGTCGGCGATCTGATTGCTTTTATTCAGTACGCTTCGCAAATCCTATTCTCGCTGACGATGGTTTCGATGATGTTCATGATGATTCCCCGCGCCTCCGCCTCCGCCGTCCGGATACAGGAGGTACTGGAGGTGAAACCGGCGATATTCGATGCTCCGGACGCCGGCTCCGCGGACGGGCTTGAAGGCCGGGTGGAATTCGAGGATGTCACCTTCCGTTATCCGGGAGCGGAGCAGCCCGCCGTCCGCGCCCTCTCCTTCACCGCACGGCCTGGTGAAGTGACCGCGATCATCGGAGGAACGGGCTCAGGCAAATCGACGATCCTTCACCTGCTCATGCGCTTCTATGAGACCGATGCCGGCACGATTAAGATCGGAGGAAGGGACATCCGCAAGCTGTCCCAGGAAGAGCTGAGAGGGATGATCGGCTTCGTTCCCCAGAAGGCGGTTCTGTTCTCGGGAACGGTGGAAGGCAACATCCGTTTCGGCCGGGAGAACGCCGGGCCGGATGAAATCGAACAGGCGGCGGAGGTGGCCCAGGCCCAAGAGTTCGTGGAGGGACTCGAGGGGCGGTTCGGGGCGGCCGTCTCGCAGGGGGGATCCAATTTATCGGGCGGCCAGAAGCAGCGGCTGTCGATAGCCCGCGCTTTGATCCGCAAGCCTTCCGTGTATGTCTTTGACGACAGTTTCTCGGCGCTTGACTTTCGCACGGACGCGAAGCTGAGAGCCGCCCTCCAGGAGGAGACGGCCGAGGCGGCGGTGATGATCGTTGCCCAGCGGGTGAGCACCATCATGAAGGCCGACCGCATTCTGGTGCTGGATGAGGGTGAGCTGGCCGGCTCCGGGACTCACGAGGAGCTCATGAGAACGTGCCGGGTTTACCGGGAGATCGTCCAATCCCAGCTGTCGGAGGAGGAGAGCGCATGA